The following is a genomic window from Rutidosis leptorrhynchoides isolate AG116_Rl617_1_P2 chromosome 8, CSIRO_AGI_Rlap_v1, whole genome shotgun sequence.
CAACTTTTGAATCTGGTGCTTCGGCTAATTGTAGTTATTCCAGAACCTTCACCGCCATACACACGATCCGGTTTCTTATGTTCACGTACCTGTCCTTTCCTAGCAACTTCTTTCTTCTTATGCTTCAACTgcacataataataatataataatattagtatcacaAATGAAAACAATATATGTTAACAACCCTACCCTACGGAGTATAtacctttaaaaaaaaaacaaactgcAAATAAACAAAATGCTCCCTTTATTAATCAATCAATCAAATAAGCTGATAAAAGGATACTCGAAAGACCATAATAACTGGAGGTCTCGGTTTCGAAATTGGGTCTATCCTGGTTATGAATTCTCCCTAATATGTCAAGGGGGCAATATTTACAATTTATTTAGATAGATAAATTATTACTGAAGCTATCCAAAGCAGCACATGTTATCcatataaatttgccagttttgaCCCAATACCCAAACCCTTCAATTTGCCACCTCAGATGAAAACTCAGTTTCAATGCAACAAACCAACCTTGTATTTCTTTCTAGGATTTTTAGTTTCCTTGTTGCGCTTGCGAGTCAACCCCCTATTTTTCTCCATCTGAAGAAAGTAGAGGTTAAGTTGTgtccaacgataataataataataataaagtacacACAAATGCCACACTAAATTAATTACCTCGTGATTAATGTGACGTTTCCCTTCAAGAGTTTCTGGGACTGTAATAACTGAAGGAGCACTTCTACAAAACCAACAGTAGAAAATTTTCCACCGttcaaaaataaataaagaaaaataaatttTCTAACTTTTCCGCCACATTAGCAAATGCTTTTCATCATATTGAACTCCCTATAAATAAATGATGAAGAAAAGATGGAATACCTGGAATACATTTGTGCTTTAACAGCTAGTTTGGCATCAcgcttttttttggtttttttgtaAACATCACTATCTGAATTATCAGTCTCGTCGTCTTCGTTTTTGTCACTATCTCCATCACTTTCAACAGTAGCACGCACGTTTTCTTCAATaagatcattatcattatcatcggcAGATTGAATTCCCGCACTGGCCAAAACCCGCATTTCATGTTTTCTCCGCCTTTCTCCAATGTCATCTCGCTGTGGTAAATCGTCATCTCCAGATATAAccttcaacaaaaaaaaaaaaagaaaaaaaaaacatgcaAATATTTAGGCAATTGTATAGCAATTATAAAGTGTCACAACAGAGCACTTTATATAAAGACTCTTACTTTTGGTTTCTTCTTTTGAGTTACAAGCTGAGACAGTCTATTTGAAGACATCATATtggatttattattattttcaatatcaaaAGCATCGTCATCATAATCATCAAGTGCCTCTAGCTTTCTGCATTATTTAACAAGTAGACGCCGTGGTAATTAAACATAGTAGTATCTTAACATGACATTTTGGAACGGAAACAAATGATTTAAAATATTATACCCGTTTAATGGTTTCATATTCTTCTTCATAAGCCCCCCATTGGTTTTTGGTGCATCCAAGTTAAATACACCTTTCTGCTTCAGTTTCTCCTCGAGTGCAGCTCTTACTTTCAACATTTCAACACTTTGTAAACCTAATTTCTCACTTTGACCACGCTTACGTTTTCCTCCATTACCATGATCCAGTGTTACTTGCAACGTGGATCCCTCTTTATTAGGCTATTATGCATGGAATAAAAATATTTCAAGATGCTTAAAAAataaataagattaatattattattatgcctTGAAGCATATATTTAAGATTGCAGAAAGTATCATGATACTAACATCTATTTGAGTTCCAGTGGTAGTAGTCTGGGAATTATTTTTTAAAGAAATCGGGTCAatagctgctgctgctgctgctatctcGTTCTTGGGCGAAGGAGAATCCACCATTGTTGTTGTAGTAGTCTTAGGACGTTTCTTGAGAAAATCTTCAACGTCAAAACATAGATGATTCTCATCAAGTGATTTCATCTGTCAATGAAAAACACATTTAAAAAATCAGCTTGTAATTCAAAAGGATGATACATATAGATGCCACCAAGTATGTAATTTGTTTAAGTTATCATTGCCCACCCATCTGTATACACTAACTTGTAGGCCATCTAATAATGTATTTGGTTTCACTTTACCAATTCCAATAAAATGACAAAAATAGTCCTCTTTACAGAAATAGAGTTATGTGTACGATATTAAATGTGTAACATCTGCCCCCTTCTGAGAGTGATTTTTCCTTTTCATTTTGCAACTACATAGAAAAACATAATAGGTATGAGTTTATGACACATACATCTCATGACTTTCATCattttaaactttttttttaaaaagtccTTTTGTCATTATACAAAATTTCGATATGTTTCTTTTAAAGGAATTGATAGATTGATAGAAAGAAAACAAATATGTACAATAGAGTCCACATAAATTATCTATAATTCCATAATTATAGGTTATTACTAGTAGTAAATAAGACATGTGAATGTTAAGTTAACATACTGAATGGTGATTGATTAGACAAACTAACCTGGTCTAACATGTTTTTAATCTCGACAAGGCGAGCAAGAACCGGGTGATCACGGACAGGATGACCTTCTGACTTGAGAAGAAGGTGAAATGTAATAGCTTGAGTATATGACAATAAAAGTTGCTTCTTCAGCTCCATATAATGTATGCCACTTGTATTTAACATCTTCTCTTCTTTAAGCTACACAGTAGTTGAGGTCAGATAAGTGATTTTGTATTAATAACTGGCAAAAGATACAAGTCATTAAGCAACTTATTATCAATTTTAGGTATTTTAATCTTTGATTAGTTTTGATGTTTCCTTGGTCTACATTAGAGTCATGGTTGCAAAACTCGGCCGAGTACTCGGTGAGAAATCGGCAGAATGGAGAAAGCGAGAAATCGGCCACAAACTCGGTCAACCTTGGTCAACACCGGTCAAACCTGCAAAATTTTCATTTTTTATTGTTTCTCACCTTTTTCATATTCTTGGGGGCTGGAAAATGAAATTTGATAGCTAAAATTGAAAGTTAGTGCTCGCAATTTGAGTTAAGAAAGAAGAAGTCAAGGAAGAAAgagttaaaaatgtaaaaaaaaaaaaaaaaaaagggatgaGACTAACATATATAGGCTCTATAagttaataaatcattattataaactaaaatatatatatatatatatatatatatatatatatatatatatatatatatatatatatattattagaaaaCTAAAAAGAGAACGAAAGCCAACATCCGAGTTCTCCCCGATTCGCCGAGAACTCCTCAAAAACCTCCTGCCAAGTTCTCCCtgagtcgcgagttttacaacaTTGATTAGGGTCCAATTATTTACAATGACGTAATCCCTATTTCTAGTTGAATTATTTCTAATGACAACATACTGTATCATGGTGTGAATCTGTAATTCAATAGTTTtcaccatctatctattatcattgTTACATAGACACAAATCAAAGGGAGCCACTTAAGCTAACCTTGCTTAAAACTGGATCAACTTTGGTCTCAAGCTGCTCAACTGCTTCATTTAGCTCTGATAACAAACCAACTAACTCTGGAGCTGAACTGTGGAACCAAAATTTATTTATTGTAAGTATTTAACACACCATTAAAATTCATAGCAATAACAACCGAATGTAAGAAGAAAAAAATATTATCGACAACAAAGTGAAtttaatcaaatgaactcactggtATACAATATCCATCTGTTCTTCTTTTGATAAAGCATTTGGATCCTTCATTACCACCTCAATGTCATTTTGGACATCATGGTCCTGTAAATTAGCTTTAGATCGTGCTTTTCCCTTACTCAAATTCTATTCAAATAACACGTTGTTagaaatcatcaatcatcaatctacCGTATTTTATACTACAAGATATTGGATGCATACCTCAAATGTAGGTTCTTCTTCACTGTCATCTTCATTGTCATCATCAAGTCCATGGTCTTCATTTGAATATAACTTCAATTTTTCTTTTTGTAGCCTCAAGACCTCTTCCTCATCCTCACTTGATTCATCCTTAGGAAGATATACAAGACATACATTTAAAAagtagtttaaaaataaaaaattctttAAGAGGTCGGGAACATAGTTATATTAACTCAACCAAAAGTTGTATAAATTACAAGATCCATATATAACTCAATGGAATGCTTACCTGATTATTATCATAATATAAGCTTTTGGTCGGACCCCATGCAACAGACTTATGCTCTTCCTCTTCGGCATCATCTTGTGTTTCATCCGCAGCCCCACCAACTTTTGCCTTTAAACTTTTTTGTTGTTTCTTAACTATAGATAAACAAGAGAGTCGACATGATGGTTAGCCACTACAGAATTCCTTGACTAATTAGGTCCAACTAAAACAAAACATTAAAAATAGCACAGACAAAATCGGTAATCAGAATATTGGTCACCATAGATGCCAAATCATAAATCTAACCAAGAACCACCAACTGAATATACAAATCAAATCGTATGTCAGCACATAAATCTGTTTCAACTCTCAATTAATTTACTTAGTGTGACAAACGTAAAGCACAAGCATATACAAAATAAACAATATTGAACACCACAACAAACGCTTTAACAATGCAATAAGCTACATAAATGAGTGATACATGACAAGGATGTAAAACTAGAACAATAACAAATGCAAACCTAGACACTTACTAGAGGCGTAAAATACAAAAAGTAACACAATAACCATGTGTATACATGTATAAAGTATAGTGATCTTGTAATCAATAAAAATGATTACATACATGTCAAAATACAAAAGGTATACTAGTTAGTGTTGGCATAAATATTTAAACCGTCAATCTTGAAACATAGCTTCTTAAGTTTTGGTGTTTTCGTTTTAATATATGTGCTTGGGAAAGAAATGCTAATATGAAACATATGGTTTCAACCAAATAAAGCTAAACTTATCACCAAAGAACTCTGATTATCaagatctcttttttttttttctctattTGAACTCTCTTTCTTTTGAAAACACACCACTATCATTATCACTTACGAATTTGACTTAAATGATTATACCAAAAGCAAAAGAGTAATTTAAAGCTATAATGCTGAACCAGAAAGTTTGAGCTTACTTTTTGCTGCCAACCCAGTGTCATCCTCAgagtcatcatcttcatcttcatcttcatcttcatcatcatcatcatcatcatcactaccaTCCTACACACagttaaataacaataacaataacaataacaataacaataacaataactgggCTTTTAGATTCTTCAAAGAGTAAAGTTGCTGATGATTCTAACTGGGCtttcaaaaagaaaaaaagaaaacagaTCAGAGGATCTTGGCTCGTGTTGAATTGTTAAAGATCTGGAATTATTTTGTTGTGTTTTGGATCGATTGAAGGCTCACAAAGTTAGATCAACACTTTGCTCTGTGATTTGCTCAAATGATCCGGAGACCTCTGTAAGCTAGTAAGAAGATAAATAAAAAGGGTTCACATATTTCCTTGAATTATGTTGTTGTTTATTGAGATATCTAGGGATAGGAAGGTTTGGTTGATGTTAATGAACTAAGATCTGAGCTCAATTTGAAGTGTGAACATCAAAATACTGAAAGCACATATTTGAGATGTATGTAGCACTATGAAATGACGAACAGTAGCAGATACTGTGCGTAGCTATGTCGCATGCCGCTgtgaagtttcattgtccctttgtgggtcttaatggctgtcaaaatgggagtggaaatgggctagttagaagttctcttatcaagcatcttagtgatcgtcattgtggtatcgatgcgcgggatatcactcgacactctcttacttctaatttgggtgtttatactgaggctgatgttacttttaggcgtatgggaatttggttatgtggtgtttgctacaaaacacacacggtacgtgctaagtgccgtcatggtaggggcccggatgtgccgccccccgatgagggaaatggtgttgttcgttttgtgcttcataatttttccaagccactagctccctcttctcctgctcgactttgtattgaggatggttcAGTGCGTGATCATTacgatggttttgacgtggctctccttgatcggttgttctctaaggggtttcgcacgggtaagtctatccctcccaagtgtcgtttggggttttctcgggttttgaaaggtgctcttgataaggtgatctctaagcctgatgacatttctagttgggtctctttgttggtgttacccctttgtacccttaaaacctttcggccacggagtagtCGCGAGTCTAGGTCTTCGgtaaagcgtcggcatcaggaagagaatatttcccgtgctatttgctcttgggggacagcgggtggaagtttacagcttgtgagggagtatttggctgaggattctcctatgttgtcagtggttgatgatgaggtccttgatttggaagagcgtaatattaagcagtgtcgtaggaagatttgtgatggccattacactgctgcagctcgtgttctttcttcatcaggcgttgctccttataatgacgccacactggcggacttgctgtctaagcacccttcttctatagctccatccttgcctgatatgacggttgatcaccttcacctcgttacgacttctgctgttattttgggccagattaaaagttttcctcggggcacttcatgtggtagggatggtttacgtgcacaacaccttatggattgcttgagtggtgctgctgtggcagtttcggatgagttggttggctctattaccggggtcgttaatctctttctagctggaaggtgccctatggaattaggagagtatatagctagtgctcccctcacaccgcttgtcaagcctggcggtggtcttcgtcctatagctgtgggtactgtttggcgacgtcttgtttcgaaggttggcgctgctatggttggccagtctttgggaagttacttcgatggtcttcaatttggtgttggtgtttcttcaggtggtgaggcaattcttcatgctgtgaatcggttgattgaggatcgtggctctgatgttggcctctctatgttattagttgattttcaaaatgccttcaatctagttgatcgtacggtcatgttacgtgaagttcgccgcctttgtccgagcatttctcggtgggttgaattttgctactctaatccagccagattgtattatgggaaccacaccttatggtcttctcagggggtgcaacagggtgatccccttggtccgctgctttttgctttggtcttacaacccttggtttctaaaatcagagataattatgaggtttgtcttcaggcgtggtatttggatgatggcactattattggggacactttggtggtggggaaggttttgcatttgattatggaggatgggcctcgctttgggctacatctcaacgttgaaaaaacagaaattttctggcctacggaggaccctcgcagcaggcaagtaggtgtctttcctcctaatattgctcggcctttaaatggtgttaagttgctaggGGTCCCCGCAACTTCCGatcttggttttagtagtgaactggtgatgcaaagggtgaccaagtccattgcgcttatggataaggttgctaagcttgatgatcctcagtgtgagttgttgttgcttagggcatgtacgggagtttctaaactctactttaccttgcgtacttgtcctcctagtatatttaaggcggctcaacgcgctttcgatgaagCCCTTCGATCTtctttggagcgtattgttactgcttcagggcctgggtttggtgattggcagtggcggcttgccaccttgccatttgcatttggagggcttggtgtttattctgcgggagatgttcgtcattatgcttttctggcttctcgattacagtctgctgggttgcagaccaagctcttaCGTCatacgggtattgttggtcttggtcgtgattttgaagatgcattgcgtctgtttaataatacggttgggtttgatattttaggtaatccgagtgaggtcgctgccccaatactcatgaagaaattggcagatgtttatttcacaaaggttaccgcttctgcagaatccactttttcgttatctccccgacaatcggccttatggaaatcacagcagggtgatcacacatctgcttggctaagggcagtccctattttggggttgggtcagacgatgaacgcaaagacttaccgatgtgtgttgtgctaccggttaggtgttcctttgttctctatctcgacggcatgctctgcctgttcaagggtttttactggggatattttcggggatcacgccgtgtcttgtgctggtatggtgggtattaagcatcgacataatattgttcgggattcccttgttgatgtttgttatcgatctgggatttcagcgagaaaggaggttgacattgggttgtctggagggaacgacagggccctcagacctgctgatgtgttactttattcctgggattgtggtcgcgatgtttgtgttgacttgacagggtcttctcctttgacgctgtctgggctttctgactttgtccctggacgtgctgtggttgatgcggctcgtcggaagcgggtcaagtacgaatctagctgtcaggcgattggttatggtttcattcctttctcattttcttccctgggggaattagagaaggaggctgtttctttgctaaagcgggttcagaagagttcgatggcgcaagaaattagtgccggtgctgctgctcatatttttactaggataggttttgctattgctagaggtgtgggggcccagattgtctctaggcttcccactaattttttgtaagttttaaatcttttaagttttttttataataataataataataataataataataataataataataataataataatacaaaatcaAAATTGGTGATAAAGCTGCACAACTAAGGTGTAGCAAAGCCTGCATATCAGCTGAATTTAAATAAACAGAAGTCCATAAAATGCAATTTGACCTAAAAATCAACAAAATGAACTTTTGAGAACTAAGGGATTATGTAATTCTGTAACTGTAATTAAAACAAAACATAATAACCTCGATTTCGAAAACG
Proteins encoded in this region:
- the LOC139861111 gene encoding protein THALLO, with protein sequence MAKGSNGRFSNKKTPPQKSQLDFSDSDMDDEIDVFHKQRDIVPLDFDNDIGDSDEDNDQHVFEIEDGSDDDDDDDEDEDEDEDDDSEDDTGLAAKIKKQQKSLKAKVGGAADETQDDAEEEEHKSVAWGPTKSLYYDNNQDESSEDEEEVLRLQKEKLKLYSNEDHGLDDDNEDDSEEEPTFENLSKGKARSKANLQDHDVQNDIEVVMKDPNALSKEEQMDIVYHSAPELVGLLSELNEAVEQLETKVDPVLSKLKEEKMLNTSGIHYMELKKQLLLSYTQAITFHLLLKSEGHPVRDHPVLARLVEIKNMLDQMKSLDENHLCFDVEDFLKKRPKTTTTTMVDSPSPKNEIAAAAAAIDPISLKNNSQTTTTGTQIDPNKEGSTLQVTLDHGNGGKRKRGQSEKLGLQSVEMLKVRAALEEKLKQKGVFNLDAPKTNGGLMKKNMKPLNGKLEALDDYDDDAFDIENNNKSNMMSSNRLSQLVTQKKKPKVISGDDDLPQRDDIGERRRKHEMRVLASAGIQSADDNDNDLIEENVRATVESDGDSDKNEDDETDNSDSDVYKKTKKKRDAKLAVKAQMYSRSAPSVITVPETLEGKRHINHEMEKNRGLTRKRNKETKNPRKKYKLKHKKKEVARKGQVREHKKPDRVYGGEGSGITTISRSTRFKS
- the LOC139862000 gene encoding uncharacterized protein, with protein sequence MQRVTKSIALMDKVAKLDDPQCELLLLRACTGVSKLYFTLRTCPPSIFKAAQRAFDEALRSSLERIVTASGPGFGDWQWRLATLPFAFGGLGVYSAGDVRHYAFLASRLQSAGLQTKLLRHTGNPSEVAAPILMKKLADVYFTKVTASAESTFSLSPRQSALWKSQQGDHTSAWLRAVPILGLGQTMNAKTYRCVLCYRLGVPLFSISTACSACSRVFTGDIFGDHAVSCAGMVGIKHRHNIVRDSLVDVCYRSGISARKEVDIGLSGGNDRALRPADVSP